Proteins co-encoded in one Medicago truncatula cultivar Jemalong A17 chromosome 8, MtrunA17r5.0-ANR, whole genome shotgun sequence genomic window:
- the LOC11427623 gene encoding MACPF domain-containing protein At4g24290 isoform X2 → MLQHFNHEMRLDGKTASGHFCASFGLHFHGTKELDSIIHLAYDGWFIKRYAVELEKYHGQLHDHVKEVVPSLWDAGALTRFIERFGTHVIVGVSMGGKDVLYVRQDDTSNHHDPASIQKLLTETANMKFMDSANNHCLASQNLSNKKKNIFEIHIRRGGSSQNMNHSEWLDTIDSEPDIISMHLLPLTTLLSGIPGYGFAARAINLYLQYKPPIEDLLQFLEFQLPRVWAPIHGKIHLDYNWKHQVNQSSLRFSILGPKLYINTNLVDVGIRPVTGLRLQLEGKRSNRLAINLQHLVSLPKSLPLADNAPAYSSCDSYSCKYHKKLKWNCFSYVCTAPIESDDSLSIVTGAQLQVEKKCLLLRLHFSKVIGATLQKPPEWDQPSNLGKSKEGYMDYPIPGEETVHPLLYSGALSRPVRTPKLQRYVDRMERIRGPKNTPGYWAVSGAKLYVHNGKIYLLVKYSLLSFGTV, encoded by the exons ATGTTACAACATTTCAACCATGAAATGCGCCTGGATGGAAAAACTGCATCCGGTCACTTTTGTGCTTCATTTGGGTTGCATTTTCACGGTACAAAAGAATTGGATTCAATCATCCATCTTGCTTATGATGGTTGGTTCATCAAACGCTATGCTGTTGAATTAGAAAAGTATCATGGTCAACTCCATGATCATGTCAAAGAAGTTGTGCCATCATTATGGGACGCTGGGGCCTTGACAAG GTTCATTGAACGTTTCGGAACTCATGTCATAGTTGGGGTGAGCATGGGAGGAAAGGATGTGCTATACGTTAGACAAGATGATACATCAAATCACCATGATCCAGCTAGTATTCAAAAACTTTTGACAGAAACAGCTAACATGAAGTTTATGGATTCTGCAAATAATCATTGCTTGGCTTCTCAAAACTTgagtaacaaaaaaaag AATATTTTTGAGATACACATTAGGAGGGGTGGAAGCAGTCAAAATATGAACCATAGTGAATGGTTGGATACTATTGACTCAGAACCTGACATCATATCAATGCATCTTCTCCCTCTGACAACCCTTTTGTCAGGTATCCCGGGATATGGATTTGCTGCCCGTGCAATAAACCTCTATCTTCAAT ACAAACCTCCAATTGAAGATCTCCTTCAATTTTTAGAGTTTCAACTACCAAGAGTATGGGCCCCTATACATGGCAAGATACATCTTGATTATAACTGGAAGCATCAAGTGAACCAGTCCTCGCTACGATTTAGTATCTTGGGTCCTAAGCTTTACATAAATACAAATCTA GTAGATGTAGGCATTAGGCCAGTAACTGGCCTTAGATTACAATTGGAAGGGAAAAGAAGCAACCGGTTGGCCATTAATCTGCAGCATCTGGTTTCTCTACCCAAGTCCTTACCACTAGCAGACAATGCACCTGCTTATTCGTCTTGTGACTCGTATAGCTGCAAGTACCACAAGAAACTGAAATGGAACTGCTTTTCATATGTTTGTACTGCTCCGATTGAATCAGATGATAGTCTTTCCATTGTCACAGGAGCTCAGTTACAAGTTGAAAAGAAATGTCTCCTTTTACGGCTGCACTTTTCCAAAGTTATTGGTGCTACCCTTCAGAAGCCACCTGAGTGGGACCAACCCTCCAATCTTGGCAAGTCCAAAGAGGGATATATGGATTATCCAATTCCTGGTGAGGAGACTGTTCATCCTCTTTTATATTCTGGTGCCCTCTCTAGACCAGTGCGAACACCTAAGCTTCAAAGGTATGTGGACAGAATGGAAAGGATCAGGGGACCAAAAAACACTCCAGGATATTGGGCTGTGTCCGGAGCAAAGCTTTATGTACACAATGGAAAAATATATCTCCTTGTTAAGTATTCACTATTGAGCTTTGGTACAGTCTGA
- the LOC11440055 gene encoding uncharacterized protein isoform X3, with the protein MWKLLLEKHMELRHIKSYKSHPFASRRNSGMYRPYSNVDSFLKICKILGLTGVDLFTPSDVVERKNTRRVCICIRSFSKKSRSMNVNVPDFDIVTCMVAMPKDMVRCIRRSIELSQSILADSSNHHLQNPSRRKSNQGYSFTSSNRDYLTYSDPDSDRDIMHPFPQLYDLPADDLYDYKSEINYNIPFLTGESDFVSEDLDQLDIQNQQRNENSNDELEILSSMESSEYNVEESSEYNVEHEHDYKLIGMTSPLDTRVEQVQESRTTDFDFFDHVLSRNNASVIWTHMSTNDKTSIIDAASYAKNKRGSDMIGEVNSKPNVHKSASSHGSNQTPQSIESGRCFDLSDNMEVLQVAGMSCSTREPLNLGDLFDAENNVQNIESFKSHNDKNDQRDKIKEYEAQDIKCKELAYGITSCARNSYSANKFEEIEHSLYSPDCHFCNTNSSDRDASHCNEISSTILEKSLADEGMESQVDSRCLDNASCNQPGELLSCHSYYLPEFCKWDQKGKCATTSNTVKDSQSSSYFLEDGSQKENTPCKQKDSKVLMSKVMLSCVPNMEGVVRAAAIKLGSDGKLNNGCLDLASDALGVEKCERCLTQDDDTNGSCDEGITAQDIDDGGQRILDMITNDAVALTNCDDVSHIGCGKTNQSSKLECNDAHQACQYYEDHIYHPEHADMVRINEVKLEDESVHSLETEGGSVEIPKLKPKKKQLLITVMGGAAAAGLLFMFLHLRRNVGEKVAQPSKTSSHKNKEKGQKNSTQKSKRINQTKEVYPAENIQLK; encoded by the exons ATGTGGAAATTGCTGTTGGAAAAGCATATGGAGCTTAGGCAcataaaatcatacaaaagtCACCCATTTGCTTCTAGGAGGAACAGTGGGATGTATAGGCCTTATTCTAATGTTGATTCATTTCTGAAG ATTTGCAAAATCTTAGGGTTGACTGGAGTTGATCTGTTCACTCCATCAGATGTAGTTGAGAGAAAAAATACTCGAAGAGTTTGTATATGTATTCGCtcattctcaaaaaaatcaAGGTCTATGAATGTAAAT GTTCCAGATTTTGATATTGTGACATGTATGGTAGCCATGCCCAAGGATATGGTTAGATGCATCCGCAGAAGCATAGAACTGTCTCAAAGCATCCTTGCAGATTCTTCTAATCATCACTTACAGAACCCTTCGAGACGGAAATCTAATCAG GGCTACTCATTTACAAGCTCCAATAGAGACTACTTGACATATTCAGACCCTGATAGTGACAGAGATATCATGCATCCATTTCCTCAATTATATGATTTACCTGCTGATGACTTGTATGATTACAAGTCAGAGATAAACTACAATATACCGTTTCTAACGGGTGAAAGTGATTTTGTGTCCGAAGATTTAGATCAATTGGATATTCAAAATCAACAGAGAAATGAGAATTCTAATGACGAGTTGGAAATCTTATCCTCAATGGAATCTTCAGAATATAATGTAGAGGAATCTTCGGAATACAATGTAGAGCATGAACATGATTACAAGCTGATTGGTATGACATCTCCTTTAGATACTAGAGTAGAGCAAGTCCAAGAAAGTAGGACCACAGACTTTGATTTCTTTGATCATGTTTTATCAAGAAACAATGCTTCTGTCATCTGGACTCATATGAGTACGAATGACAAAACATCAATTATAGATGCTGCATCGTATGCAAAAAACAAAAGGGGCTCTGATATGATTGGGGAAGTAAATAGTAAACCAAATGTACATAAAAGTGCTAGCTCTCACGGTTCAAACCAAACTCCACAGTCTATTGAAAGTGGTAGATGTTTTGATCTTTCTGATAATATGGAGGTTCTTCAAGTAGCTGGCATGAGCTGTTCGACAAGGGAACCACTGAACTTAGGAGATCTATTTGATGCAGAGAACAATGTCCAGAACATTGAGTCCTTTAAATCGCACAATGACAAAAATGATCAACGGGACAAGATAAAAGAATATGAAGCTCAAGACATAAAATGCAAGGAATTGGCATACGGTATCACTTCCTGTGCAAGAAATTCATATTCTGCAAATAAATTTGAGGAAATCGAGCATTCATTATACTCTCCTGACTGCCACTTCTGCAATACTAACTCATCAGATAGAGATGCATCTCATTGCAATGAAATCAGTTCAACTATACTGGAAAAGTCTCTAGCAGATGAAGGCATGGAGTCTCAAGTTGATTCGAGGTGCTTGGATAATGCTAGTTGCAACCAACCCGGGGAGCTTCTGTCCTGTCACTCTTATTATTTGCCTGAGTTTTGTAAATGGGATCAGAAAGGAAAATGTGCTACGACATCAAATACTGTGAAAGATAGCCAAAGTTCCTCATATTTTTTGGAAGATGGCTCTCAAAAGGAAAATACACCTTGTAAACAAAAGGATTCCAAAGTCTTGATGTCTAAGGTTATGTTGTCCTGTGTGCCAAACATGGAAGGTGTAGTTAGAGCAGCTGCTATTAAGTTGGGCAGTGACGGTAAACTAAACAATGGTTGTTTGGATCTTGCATCTGATGCTCTAGGTGtagaaaaatgtgaaagatgTCTCACTCAAGATGACGATACTAACGGTTCCTGTGATGAAGGTATTACAGCTCAAGACATTGACGATGGAGGTCAGAGAATACTAGATATGATAACCAATGATGCTGTAGCTCTTACTAACTGTGATGATGTGTCTCACATTGGATGTGGCAAAACAAATCAAAGCTCAAAACTTGAATGCAATGATGCTCATCAGGCATGTCAATACTACGAGGATCACATTTACCATCCAGAACATGCTGACATGGTGCGTATTAAT GAAGTAAAACTAGAAGATGAGAGCGTGCACTCTTTAGAAACAGAAGGAGGCAGTGTAGAAATACCAAAATTAAAACCCAAAAAGAAGCAACTGTTAATAACAGTCATGGGTGGTGCCGCCGCCGCTGGTTTATTATTCATGTTTTTGCATCTAAG gAGGAATGTTGGAGAAAAAGTTGCACAACCAAGTAAAACATCAAGTCATAAAAACAAAGAGAAGGGTCAGAAAAACTCAACGCAGAAATCAAAAAGGATAAATCAAACAAAAGAGGTTTATCCAGCTGAAAATATCCAGTTAAAGTGA
- the LOC11440055 gene encoding uncharacterized protein isoform X2, which produces MVCEVEESSSSAESSFRELDDAFLQTQTRIWLGEVLQIRLDDQLIISELLADGELLFEVSKVMWKLLLEKHMELRHIKSYKSHPFASRRNSGMYRPYSNVDSFLKICKILGLTGVDLFTPSDVVERKNTRRVCICIRSFSKKSRSMNVNVPDFDIVTCMVAMPKDMVRCIRRSIELSQSILADSSNHHLQNPSRRKSNQGYSFTSSNRDYLTYSDPDSDRDIMHPFPQLYDLPADDLYDYKSEINYNIPFLTGESDFVSEDLDQLDIQNQQRNENSNDELEILSSMESSEYNVEESSEYNVEHEHDYKLIGMTSPLDTRVEQVQESRTTDFDFFDHVLSRNNASVIWTHMSTNDKTSIIDAASYAKNKRGSDMIGEVNSKPNVHKSASSHGSNQTPQSIESGRCFDLSDNMEVLQVAGMSCSTREPLNLGDLFDAENNVQNIESFKSHNDKNDQRDKIKEYEAQDIKCKELAYGITSCARNSYSANKFEEIEHSLYSPDCHFCNTNSSDRDASHCNEISSTILEKSLADEGMESQVDSRCLDNASCNQPGELLSCHSYYLPEFCKWDQKGKCATTSNTVKDSQSSSYFLEDGSQKENTPCKQKDSKVLMSKVMLSCVPNMEGVVRAAAIKLGSDGKLNNGCLDLASDALGVEKCERCLTQDDDTNGSCDEGITAQDIDDGGQRILDMITNDAVALTNCDDVSHIGCGKTNQSSKLECNDAHQACQYYEDHIYHPEHADMEVKLEDESVHSLETEGGSVEIPKLKPKKKQLLITVMGGAAAAGLLFMFLHLRRNVGEKVAQPSKTSSHKNKEKGQKNSTQKSKRINQTKEVYPAENIQLK; this is translated from the exons ATGGTTTGTGAAGTGGAGGAATCCTCCTCCTCTGCTGAATCCAGCTTCCGTGAACTCGACGATGCATTCTTGCAG ACTCAAACGAGAATATGGCTAGGAGAAGTATTGCAGATAAGATTAGATGACCAACTCATTATATCAGAATTACTTGCTGATGGAGAATTGCT GTTTGAAGTGTCAAAAGTGATGTGGAAATTGCTGTTGGAAAAGCATATGGAGCTTAGGCAcataaaatcatacaaaagtCACCCATTTGCTTCTAGGAGGAACAGTGGGATGTATAGGCCTTATTCTAATGTTGATTCATTTCTGAAG ATTTGCAAAATCTTAGGGTTGACTGGAGTTGATCTGTTCACTCCATCAGATGTAGTTGAGAGAAAAAATACTCGAAGAGTTTGTATATGTATTCGCtcattctcaaaaaaatcaAGGTCTATGAATGTAAAT GTTCCAGATTTTGATATTGTGACATGTATGGTAGCCATGCCCAAGGATATGGTTAGATGCATCCGCAGAAGCATAGAACTGTCTCAAAGCATCCTTGCAGATTCTTCTAATCATCACTTACAGAACCCTTCGAGACGGAAATCTAATCAG GGCTACTCATTTACAAGCTCCAATAGAGACTACTTGACATATTCAGACCCTGATAGTGACAGAGATATCATGCATCCATTTCCTCAATTATATGATTTACCTGCTGATGACTTGTATGATTACAAGTCAGAGATAAACTACAATATACCGTTTCTAACGGGTGAAAGTGATTTTGTGTCCGAAGATTTAGATCAATTGGATATTCAAAATCAACAGAGAAATGAGAATTCTAATGACGAGTTGGAAATCTTATCCTCAATGGAATCTTCAGAATATAATGTAGAGGAATCTTCGGAATACAATGTAGAGCATGAACATGATTACAAGCTGATTGGTATGACATCTCCTTTAGATACTAGAGTAGAGCAAGTCCAAGAAAGTAGGACCACAGACTTTGATTTCTTTGATCATGTTTTATCAAGAAACAATGCTTCTGTCATCTGGACTCATATGAGTACGAATGACAAAACATCAATTATAGATGCTGCATCGTATGCAAAAAACAAAAGGGGCTCTGATATGATTGGGGAAGTAAATAGTAAACCAAATGTACATAAAAGTGCTAGCTCTCACGGTTCAAACCAAACTCCACAGTCTATTGAAAGTGGTAGATGTTTTGATCTTTCTGATAATATGGAGGTTCTTCAAGTAGCTGGCATGAGCTGTTCGACAAGGGAACCACTGAACTTAGGAGATCTATTTGATGCAGAGAACAATGTCCAGAACATTGAGTCCTTTAAATCGCACAATGACAAAAATGATCAACGGGACAAGATAAAAGAATATGAAGCTCAAGACATAAAATGCAAGGAATTGGCATACGGTATCACTTCCTGTGCAAGAAATTCATATTCTGCAAATAAATTTGAGGAAATCGAGCATTCATTATACTCTCCTGACTGCCACTTCTGCAATACTAACTCATCAGATAGAGATGCATCTCATTGCAATGAAATCAGTTCAACTATACTGGAAAAGTCTCTAGCAGATGAAGGCATGGAGTCTCAAGTTGATTCGAGGTGCTTGGATAATGCTAGTTGCAACCAACCCGGGGAGCTTCTGTCCTGTCACTCTTATTATTTGCCTGAGTTTTGTAAATGGGATCAGAAAGGAAAATGTGCTACGACATCAAATACTGTGAAAGATAGCCAAAGTTCCTCATATTTTTTGGAAGATGGCTCTCAAAAGGAAAATACACCTTGTAAACAAAAGGATTCCAAAGTCTTGATGTCTAAGGTTATGTTGTCCTGTGTGCCAAACATGGAAGGTGTAGTTAGAGCAGCTGCTATTAAGTTGGGCAGTGACGGTAAACTAAACAATGGTTGTTTGGATCTTGCATCTGATGCTCTAGGTGtagaaaaatgtgaaagatgTCTCACTCAAGATGACGATACTAACGGTTCCTGTGATGAAGGTATTACAGCTCAAGACATTGACGATGGAGGTCAGAGAATACTAGATATGATAACCAATGATGCTGTAGCTCTTACTAACTGTGATGATGTGTCTCACATTGGATGTGGCAAAACAAATCAAAGCTCAAAACTTGAATGCAATGATGCTCATCAGGCATGTCAATACTACGAGGATCACATTTACCATCCAGAACATGCTGACATG GAAGTAAAACTAGAAGATGAGAGCGTGCACTCTTTAGAAACAGAAGGAGGCAGTGTAGAAATACCAAAATTAAAACCCAAAAAGAAGCAACTGTTAATAACAGTCATGGGTGGTGCCGCCGCCGCTGGTTTATTATTCATGTTTTTGCATCTAAG gAGGAATGTTGGAGAAAAAGTTGCACAACCAAGTAAAACATCAAGTCATAAAAACAAAGAGAAGGGTCAGAAAAACTCAACGCAGAAATCAAAAAGGATAAATCAAACAAAAGAGGTTTATCCAGCTGAAAATATCCAGTTAAAGTGA
- the LOC11427623 gene encoding MACPF domain-containing protein At4g24290 isoform X1 — MAQSPSVSGFEAAQKAINILGLGFDLTQDINFDNCKTGSRLILIDKEQCRRLEIPGGVSIPDVSNSIRCVGGESIRINSDVLSLQQMLQHFNHEMRLDGKTASGHFCASFGLHFHGTKELDSIIHLAYDGWFIKRYAVELEKYHGQLHDHVKEVVPSLWDAGALTRFIERFGTHVIVGVSMGGKDVLYVRQDDTSNHHDPASIQKLLTETANMKFMDSANNHCLASQNLSNKKKNIFEIHIRRGGSSQNMNHSEWLDTIDSEPDIISMHLLPLTTLLSGIPGYGFAARAINLYLQYKPPIEDLLQFLEFQLPRVWAPIHGKIHLDYNWKHQVNQSSLRFSILGPKLYINTNLVDVGIRPVTGLRLQLEGKRSNRLAINLQHLVSLPKSLPLADNAPAYSSCDSYSCKYHKKLKWNCFSYVCTAPIESDDSLSIVTGAQLQVEKKCLLLRLHFSKVIGATLQKPPEWDQPSNLGKSKEGYMDYPIPGEETVHPLLYSGALSRPVRTPKLQRYVDRMERIRGPKNTPGYWAVSGAKLYVHNGKIYLLVKYSLLSFGTV; from the exons ATGGCACAATCACCAAGTGTTTCTGGTTTTGAAGCTGCCCAGAAAGCAATAAACATACTTGGGTTGGGTTTTGATTTAACACAAGATATCAACTTTGACAACTGTAAGACTGGTTCACGGTTGATCCTCATCGATAAAGAACAGTGCCGTCGTTTGGAGATTCCGGGAGGGGTTTCAATTCCAGATGTTTCAAATTCTATCAGATGTGTTGGAGGAGAATCTATTAGAATCAATTCAGATGTTCTCTCCCTGCAACAG ATGTTACAACATTTCAACCATGAAATGCGCCTGGATGGAAAAACTGCATCCGGTCACTTTTGTGCTTCATTTGGGTTGCATTTTCACGGTACAAAAGAATTGGATTCAATCATCCATCTTGCTTATGATGGTTGGTTCATCAAACGCTATGCTGTTGAATTAGAAAAGTATCATGGTCAACTCCATGATCATGTCAAAGAAGTTGTGCCATCATTATGGGACGCTGGGGCCTTGACAAG GTTCATTGAACGTTTCGGAACTCATGTCATAGTTGGGGTGAGCATGGGAGGAAAGGATGTGCTATACGTTAGACAAGATGATACATCAAATCACCATGATCCAGCTAGTATTCAAAAACTTTTGACAGAAACAGCTAACATGAAGTTTATGGATTCTGCAAATAATCATTGCTTGGCTTCTCAAAACTTgagtaacaaaaaaaag AATATTTTTGAGATACACATTAGGAGGGGTGGAAGCAGTCAAAATATGAACCATAGTGAATGGTTGGATACTATTGACTCAGAACCTGACATCATATCAATGCATCTTCTCCCTCTGACAACCCTTTTGTCAGGTATCCCGGGATATGGATTTGCTGCCCGTGCAATAAACCTCTATCTTCAAT ACAAACCTCCAATTGAAGATCTCCTTCAATTTTTAGAGTTTCAACTACCAAGAGTATGGGCCCCTATACATGGCAAGATACATCTTGATTATAACTGGAAGCATCAAGTGAACCAGTCCTCGCTACGATTTAGTATCTTGGGTCCTAAGCTTTACATAAATACAAATCTA GTAGATGTAGGCATTAGGCCAGTAACTGGCCTTAGATTACAATTGGAAGGGAAAAGAAGCAACCGGTTGGCCATTAATCTGCAGCATCTGGTTTCTCTACCCAAGTCCTTACCACTAGCAGACAATGCACCTGCTTATTCGTCTTGTGACTCGTATAGCTGCAAGTACCACAAGAAACTGAAATGGAACTGCTTTTCATATGTTTGTACTGCTCCGATTGAATCAGATGATAGTCTTTCCATTGTCACAGGAGCTCAGTTACAAGTTGAAAAGAAATGTCTCCTTTTACGGCTGCACTTTTCCAAAGTTATTGGTGCTACCCTTCAGAAGCCACCTGAGTGGGACCAACCCTCCAATCTTGGCAAGTCCAAAGAGGGATATATGGATTATCCAATTCCTGGTGAGGAGACTGTTCATCCTCTTTTATATTCTGGTGCCCTCTCTAGACCAGTGCGAACACCTAAGCTTCAAAGGTATGTGGACAGAATGGAAAGGATCAGGGGACCAAAAAACACTCCAGGATATTGGGCTGTGTCCGGAGCAAAGCTTTATGTACACAATGGAAAAATATATCTCCTTGTTAAGTATTCACTATTGAGCTTTGGTACAGTCTGA
- the LOC11440055 gene encoding uncharacterized protein isoform X1 produces the protein MVCEVEESSSSAESSFRELDDAFLQTQTRIWLGEVLQIRLDDQLIISELLADGELLFEVSKVMWKLLLEKHMELRHIKSYKSHPFASRRNSGMYRPYSNVDSFLKICKILGLTGVDLFTPSDVVERKNTRRVCICIRSFSKKSRSMNVNVPDFDIVTCMVAMPKDMVRCIRRSIELSQSILADSSNHHLQNPSRRKSNQGYSFTSSNRDYLTYSDPDSDRDIMHPFPQLYDLPADDLYDYKSEINYNIPFLTGESDFVSEDLDQLDIQNQQRNENSNDELEILSSMESSEYNVEESSEYNVEHEHDYKLIGMTSPLDTRVEQVQESRTTDFDFFDHVLSRNNASVIWTHMSTNDKTSIIDAASYAKNKRGSDMIGEVNSKPNVHKSASSHGSNQTPQSIESGRCFDLSDNMEVLQVAGMSCSTREPLNLGDLFDAENNVQNIESFKSHNDKNDQRDKIKEYEAQDIKCKELAYGITSCARNSYSANKFEEIEHSLYSPDCHFCNTNSSDRDASHCNEISSTILEKSLADEGMESQVDSRCLDNASCNQPGELLSCHSYYLPEFCKWDQKGKCATTSNTVKDSQSSSYFLEDGSQKENTPCKQKDSKVLMSKVMLSCVPNMEGVVRAAAIKLGSDGKLNNGCLDLASDALGVEKCERCLTQDDDTNGSCDEGITAQDIDDGGQRILDMITNDAVALTNCDDVSHIGCGKTNQSSKLECNDAHQACQYYEDHIYHPEHADMVRINEVKLEDESVHSLETEGGSVEIPKLKPKKKQLLITVMGGAAAAGLLFMFLHLRRNVGEKVAQPSKTSSHKNKEKGQKNSTQKSKRINQTKEVYPAENIQLK, from the exons ATGGTTTGTGAAGTGGAGGAATCCTCCTCCTCTGCTGAATCCAGCTTCCGTGAACTCGACGATGCATTCTTGCAG ACTCAAACGAGAATATGGCTAGGAGAAGTATTGCAGATAAGATTAGATGACCAACTCATTATATCAGAATTACTTGCTGATGGAGAATTGCT GTTTGAAGTGTCAAAAGTGATGTGGAAATTGCTGTTGGAAAAGCATATGGAGCTTAGGCAcataaaatcatacaaaagtCACCCATTTGCTTCTAGGAGGAACAGTGGGATGTATAGGCCTTATTCTAATGTTGATTCATTTCTGAAG ATTTGCAAAATCTTAGGGTTGACTGGAGTTGATCTGTTCACTCCATCAGATGTAGTTGAGAGAAAAAATACTCGAAGAGTTTGTATATGTATTCGCtcattctcaaaaaaatcaAGGTCTATGAATGTAAAT GTTCCAGATTTTGATATTGTGACATGTATGGTAGCCATGCCCAAGGATATGGTTAGATGCATCCGCAGAAGCATAGAACTGTCTCAAAGCATCCTTGCAGATTCTTCTAATCATCACTTACAGAACCCTTCGAGACGGAAATCTAATCAG GGCTACTCATTTACAAGCTCCAATAGAGACTACTTGACATATTCAGACCCTGATAGTGACAGAGATATCATGCATCCATTTCCTCAATTATATGATTTACCTGCTGATGACTTGTATGATTACAAGTCAGAGATAAACTACAATATACCGTTTCTAACGGGTGAAAGTGATTTTGTGTCCGAAGATTTAGATCAATTGGATATTCAAAATCAACAGAGAAATGAGAATTCTAATGACGAGTTGGAAATCTTATCCTCAATGGAATCTTCAGAATATAATGTAGAGGAATCTTCGGAATACAATGTAGAGCATGAACATGATTACAAGCTGATTGGTATGACATCTCCTTTAGATACTAGAGTAGAGCAAGTCCAAGAAAGTAGGACCACAGACTTTGATTTCTTTGATCATGTTTTATCAAGAAACAATGCTTCTGTCATCTGGACTCATATGAGTACGAATGACAAAACATCAATTATAGATGCTGCATCGTATGCAAAAAACAAAAGGGGCTCTGATATGATTGGGGAAGTAAATAGTAAACCAAATGTACATAAAAGTGCTAGCTCTCACGGTTCAAACCAAACTCCACAGTCTATTGAAAGTGGTAGATGTTTTGATCTTTCTGATAATATGGAGGTTCTTCAAGTAGCTGGCATGAGCTGTTCGACAAGGGAACCACTGAACTTAGGAGATCTATTTGATGCAGAGAACAATGTCCAGAACATTGAGTCCTTTAAATCGCACAATGACAAAAATGATCAACGGGACAAGATAAAAGAATATGAAGCTCAAGACATAAAATGCAAGGAATTGGCATACGGTATCACTTCCTGTGCAAGAAATTCATATTCTGCAAATAAATTTGAGGAAATCGAGCATTCATTATACTCTCCTGACTGCCACTTCTGCAATACTAACTCATCAGATAGAGATGCATCTCATTGCAATGAAATCAGTTCAACTATACTGGAAAAGTCTCTAGCAGATGAAGGCATGGAGTCTCAAGTTGATTCGAGGTGCTTGGATAATGCTAGTTGCAACCAACCCGGGGAGCTTCTGTCCTGTCACTCTTATTATTTGCCTGAGTTTTGTAAATGGGATCAGAAAGGAAAATGTGCTACGACATCAAATACTGTGAAAGATAGCCAAAGTTCCTCATATTTTTTGGAAGATGGCTCTCAAAAGGAAAATACACCTTGTAAACAAAAGGATTCCAAAGTCTTGATGTCTAAGGTTATGTTGTCCTGTGTGCCAAACATGGAAGGTGTAGTTAGAGCAGCTGCTATTAAGTTGGGCAGTGACGGTAAACTAAACAATGGTTGTTTGGATCTTGCATCTGATGCTCTAGGTGtagaaaaatgtgaaagatgTCTCACTCAAGATGACGATACTAACGGTTCCTGTGATGAAGGTATTACAGCTCAAGACATTGACGATGGAGGTCAGAGAATACTAGATATGATAACCAATGATGCTGTAGCTCTTACTAACTGTGATGATGTGTCTCACATTGGATGTGGCAAAACAAATCAAAGCTCAAAACTTGAATGCAATGATGCTCATCAGGCATGTCAATACTACGAGGATCACATTTACCATCCAGAACATGCTGACATGGTGCGTATTAAT GAAGTAAAACTAGAAGATGAGAGCGTGCACTCTTTAGAAACAGAAGGAGGCAGTGTAGAAATACCAAAATTAAAACCCAAAAAGAAGCAACTGTTAATAACAGTCATGGGTGGTGCCGCCGCCGCTGGTTTATTATTCATGTTTTTGCATCTAAG gAGGAATGTTGGAGAAAAAGTTGCACAACCAAGTAAAACATCAAGTCATAAAAACAAAGAGAAGGGTCAGAAAAACTCAACGCAGAAATCAAAAAGGATAAATCAAACAAAAGAGGTTTATCCAGCTGAAAATATCCAGTTAAAGTGA